A genomic region of Ignavibacteriota bacterium contains the following coding sequences:
- a CDS encoding sodium:solute symporter, whose product MSILDWIVLIGFLLFVLVYGIWKTRGKKNIQEYLLANRSTPWYTVTLSIMATQASAITFLSTPGQAYVDGMRFVQFYLGLPIAMIILSITVVPIFHRLNVYTAYEYLEQRFDLKNRILGSVLFLIQRGMAAGFTILAPALIISILLGWDIQLTILSIGGIVILYTTSGGTDAVNKTHLLQMIIITFGMFSAFFMILHYLPNDISFLDATHIAGKMGKLNAITFDFDWYDRYNIWTGLIGGTFLALSYFGTDQSQVQRYLSGKSIAQSRMGLLANGIIKIPMQFSILFLGTMVFVFYQFITPPLFFNSVELEKVKNSNYSAEYSNIKNQFDEIHKIKRNQLREMLDAENSENENVNTISEKINNSVAQEKKLKSEVTSLIKKVDSSADTNDINYIFLSFVINYLPAGLIGLILASIFSASMSSTSAELNALASTSVIDIYKRLIKSDGSDRHYVFVSKLTTVFWGFYAIGFAMFANKLGSLIEAVNILGSLFYGTILGIFLIAFYLKKVNGTATFYSAIIAETIVILIYFFTSIPYLWYNVIGCLVLIAIAVFLNRYATYN is encoded by the coding sequence ATGAGTATTCTTGATTGGATTGTTCTTATAGGTTTTTTGTTGTTTGTTTTGGTTTATGGAATTTGGAAAACCAGAGGCAAAAAAAATATTCAAGAATATCTGCTTGCAAATAGATCAACTCCTTGGTACACCGTAACGCTTTCAATAATGGCGACTCAAGCAAGTGCAATTACATTTCTTTCAACTCCTGGACAAGCATATGTTGACGGGATGCGTTTTGTGCAATTCTACCTTGGTTTGCCAATTGCAATGATAATTCTTTCTATAACTGTAGTCCCAATTTTTCATCGATTAAATGTTTATACAGCTTATGAATATTTAGAGCAAAGATTTGATTTAAAAAATAGAATTTTAGGGAGTGTGCTTTTTTTAATTCAAAGAGGCATGGCAGCCGGATTTACAATTTTAGCTCCGGCATTAATTATTTCTATTTTACTGGGTTGGGATATTCAGCTTACAATTTTATCAATTGGCGGAATTGTAATTTTATACACCACTTCCGGCGGAACTGATGCTGTTAACAAAACTCACTTATTACAAATGATAATAATTACATTTGGAATGTTCTCAGCATTCTTTATGATTTTGCATTATTTACCAAACGATATTTCATTTTTAGATGCCACACATATTGCCGGGAAAATGGGCAAACTAAATGCAATTACTTTCGATTTTGATTGGTATGACAGATACAATATTTGGACCGGATTAATCGGCGGAACATTTTTAGCTTTATCATATTTTGGAACAGATCAATCTCAAGTGCAAAGATATTTATCAGGAAAGTCAATTGCACAAAGCAGAATGGGACTTTTAGCAAATGGAATTATTAAAATTCCAATGCAGTTCAGTATACTTTTTCTTGGAACAATGGTTTTTGTGTTTTATCAATTTATTACTCCGCCTCTTTTCTTTAATTCTGTTGAATTAGAAAAAGTAAAAAACAGCAATTACTCAGCTGAATATTCAAATATTAAAAATCAGTTTGATGAAATTCATAAAATAAAAAGAAATCAATTAAGGGAAATGTTAGATGCAGAAAATTCAGAAAATGAAAATGTTAATACAATTTCTGAAAAAATAAATAATTCTGTAGCCCAAGAAAAAAAACTTAAATCAGAAGTTACAAGCTTAATTAAAAAAGTTGATTCAAGTGCAGATACAAATGATATAAACTATATTTTCCTCAGTTTTGTTATAAATTATTTACCAGCGGGATTAATTGGATTAATTTTGGCTTCCATTTTTTCAGCTTCAATGTCATCAACTTCTGCAGAGTTAAATGCTTTGGCTTCAACATCTGTAATTGATATTTACAAAAGATTAATTAAATCAGATGGATCAGATAGACATTATGTTTTTGTTTCAAAATTAACAACAGTATTTTGGGGATTTTATGCAATCGGTTTTGCAATGTTCGCAAACAAATTAGGTTCGTTAATTGAAGCTGTGAATATTCTAGGATCATTATTTTATGGAACGATTTTAGGAATATTTTTAATTGCATTTTATTTAAAAAAAGTAAATGGAACAGCAACTTTTTATTCTGCAATAATTGCTGAAACAATCGTAATCTTAATTTACTTTTTCACTTCAATTCCATATCTCTGGTATAATGTAATTGGATGTTTAGTACTAATTGCCATAGCAGTTTTTCTAAATAGGTATGCAACTTATAACTAA
- a CDS encoding PIG-L family deacetylase gives MINLNLIAQIQRPMNSAEIIESIKKLNVAGSVLYIAAHPDDENTSVLAYFSKARKLRTGYLALTRGDGGQNLIGSEKGDEIGIIRTKELLAARRIDGAEQFFTRAIDFGYSKSPEESFKFWGRENILSDVVWVIRNFKPDIIITRFPSDGSGGHGHHTASAILTEEAFKAAADSAKFKDQLKYVEPWQAKRLFWNKWRPSDEEQKGLIKINVGDYNSILGKSYTEIAAESRSMHKSQGFGASERRGNIFEYFELNAGNKPNSDLFDNIDITWNRIENSQKIQHQINKIISSFNPEKPSQSVNGLIELNNELNSIKNNYWVEQKKKALLSIIQSCTGLWFEAISDDYSASPGDKINFTTTLINRSDINFTLENISLSDQLADSTINIKLENNNPVEIKTNFILPKDFPISQPYWLKENNNGKIFNVDDQKLIGLPENPPAIIVWATLKVGNDILKFQTPLDYKWTDRVKGEEYRPFEIRPPVVTSIQNKLEIFSEDAPKEIKVRLKSNTNKVTGVLKLNGNSDWKVSPSEIPFSFDKKNSEQTFTFSITPPNFKNVANLTAYILIDGKKYNKDMVEIYYDHIGYNTYFPDSKIKLVKLDIKKFAGTIGYIMGAGDDVPEALENLGYKVAMLSDEKLDSENLNNYDAIITGVRAYNTRDRLKFDQLKLLEYVKNGGTLLVQYNVSSGLLTENIGPYPFSITRERVTDEDADIKFLNPENKLLNFPNKITNEDFDNWVQERGLYFADNWDKNYTPIFASHDNGENDLKGSLLFTKYGKGNFIYTGISFFRQLPSGVPGAFRLFVNLISAGKSNE, from the coding sequence ATACTTTTCAAAGGCGAGAAAATTAAGAACTGGTTACTTAGCTTTAACTCGCGGAGATGGCGGTCAAAATTTAATTGGTTCTGAAAAAGGTGATGAAATTGGAATTATACGAACAAAGGAATTGCTTGCTGCCAGACGAATTGATGGAGCCGAACAATTTTTTACAAGAGCAATTGATTTTGGTTATTCTAAATCTCCAGAAGAATCTTTTAAGTTTTGGGGGAGAGAAAATATATTATCCGATGTTGTTTGGGTAATTCGAAATTTTAAGCCGGATATTATTATTACTCGCTTCCCATCTGATGGAAGCGGCGGACATGGTCATCACACAGCTTCAGCAATTTTAACCGAAGAAGCATTTAAAGCTGCTGCTGATTCTGCTAAATTTAAAGATCAGTTAAAATATGTTGAACCTTGGCAAGCTAAAAGATTATTTTGGAATAAGTGGCGACCATCAGATGAAGAACAAAAAGGATTGATAAAAATTAATGTCGGAGATTATAATTCAATTTTAGGAAAATCATATACCGAAATTGCAGCTGAAAGCAGATCAATGCATAAGAGTCAGGGTTTTGGAGCTTCAGAAAGACGAGGAAATATTTTTGAATATTTTGAATTGAATGCTGGGAATAAACCAAATTCTGATTTGTTTGATAATATTGATATAACTTGGAATAGAATTGAAAATAGTCAGAAAATTCAGCACCAAATTAATAAAATTATTTCTTCCTTTAATCCTGAAAAACCATCTCAATCAGTAAATGGTTTAATTGAGTTAAATAATGAATTAAACTCTATAAAAAATAATTATTGGGTTGAGCAGAAAAAGAAAGCATTACTTTCAATAATTCAATCGTGTACAGGATTGTGGTTTGAAGCAATCTCAGATGATTATTCAGCCTCTCCTGGAGATAAAATAAATTTTACCACAACATTAATAAACAGATCGGACATAAATTTTACTTTAGAAAATATATCACTTTCAGATCAACTTGCAGACTCAACAATAAATATTAAATTAGAAAATAATAATCCCGTTGAAATAAAAACTAACTTTATTCTTCCAAAAGATTTTCCAATCTCTCAGCCTTATTGGTTAAAAGAAAATAACAACGGAAAAATATTTAATGTTGATGATCAAAAATTAATTGGATTACCGGAAAATCCACCAGCAATAATAGTGTGGGCAACTTTAAAAGTGGGAAATGATATTTTAAAATTTCAAACACCTTTGGATTACAAATGGACCGATAGAGTAAAAGGTGAAGAATATAGACCATTCGAAATTCGTCCACCCGTTGTAACTTCAATTCAGAATAAATTAGAAATTTTTTCTGAAGATGCTCCCAAGGAAATTAAGGTTCGATTAAAAAGTAATACAAATAAAGTTACGGGCGTGTTAAAACTTAACGGAAATTCAGATTGGAAAGTTTCACCAAGTGAAATTCCATTTTCGTTTGATAAAAAAAATTCCGAACAAACTTTCACTTTTTCAATAACTCCTCCAAATTTTAAAAACGTAGCAAATCTAACTGCCTATATTTTAATTGATGGAAAAAAATACAACAAAGATATGGTTGAAATTTATTATGATCATATCGGTTATAACACTTACTTTCCGGATAGTAAAATTAAATTAGTAAAACTAGATATTAAAAAATTTGCCGGAACAATTGGATATATTATGGGAGCCGGAGACGATGTTCCCGAAGCACTTGAAAATTTGGGTTATAAAGTTGCAATGCTGAGTGATGAAAAACTTGACAGCGAAAATCTAAATAATTATGATGCAATTATTACCGGAGTAAGAGCTTATAACACAAGAGATAGATTAAAATTTGATCAGCTGAAATTATTGGAGTATGTGAAAAATGGCGGAACTTTGTTAGTGCAGTATAATGTTTCTTCTGGCTTACTTACTGAAAACATTGGCCCGTATCCTTTTTCAATAACTCGTGAAAGAGTTACAGATGAAGATGCAGATATTAAATTTCTAAATCCGGAAAATAAACTTTTGAATTTCCCCAACAAAATTACTAATGAAGATTTCGATAATTGGGTGCAGGAAAGAGGTTTATATTTTGCAGATAATTGGGATAAAAATTACACACCTATTTTTGCCTCGCACGATAATGGTGAAAATGATTTAAAGGGAAGTCTTCTTTTTACAAAATATGGAAAAGGTAATTTTATTTACACCGGAATTTCATTTTTCAGACAATTACCATCTGGAGTTCCCGGCGCATTCCGACTTTTTGTTAACTTAATTTCTGCAGGAAAGTCAAATGAATGA
- a CDS encoding tyrosine-type recombinase/integrase, with amino-acid sequence MTITQYLQTVKAIFKYQVSKDNITKNSMDHLIIPIISKKNLIKRENEYYNKEEIQSFIKQEMSENLRNIFTGLFLTGCRIEEFTHLTCKDSIDLESRMILIRTTEMHETKTEFSESNIPITNHLFKIIQKLEAKTNSEFIFTNEEGNQIKER; translated from the coding sequence ATGACAATTACACAATATTTGCAAACTGTGAAAGCAATATTTAAATATCAGGTATCTAAGGATAATATTACCAAGAATTCAATGGATCATTTAATAATTCCAATAATCAGTAAGAAAAATTTGATTAAACGTGAAAATGAATATTACAATAAAGAAGAAATACAATCCTTTATCAAACAAGAAATGAGTGAAAATTTGAGAAACATCTTTACCGGTTTATTTTTAACCGGCTGCAGGATAGAAGAATTTACGCATCTCACATGCAAAGATTCAATTGATTTAGAAAGTAGAATGATACTTATAAGAACAACTGAAATGCATGAAACCAAAACAGAATTTTCAGAAAGTAATATTCCGATCACAAATCATTTATTTAAAATAATCCAAAAATTAGAAGCAAAAACAAACTCTGAGTTTATATTTACGAATGAGGAAGGCAATCAAATAAAAGAAAGATGA
- a CDS encoding prolyl oligopeptidase family serine peptidase → MIYSKRFTVGFVVTMIFTFCIETYAQTSIKEETRFPWASSQKDFIRDWLIIGGFPNQDENGFDTDYLQENSGEEKIQPVNDMTHTRPDGFKFYWKNYESPYNYINFYDILEDVTYSNKVGYAYTKISRQNAGKEILSFGSNVGCKIWVNGKRVYSNKNGNASGENNQIEVDLLMGENSILLKSVNGGWTWGFWMRLIKPENFSLVHEFQLSPEIIKSSDQNKLVIKTDRTLNKEIQKIDVTVKAVAAGGKVVSEKKVKRGEEVVINTQNWKDGIYDICLTSINTKGQVLTAYLYWYKGDAVKAAKDLISSVPNKPETPKDMLHVMLSELIIDRVGKDLSNIDSSKISTLYSPLMEYEESVNNSAVHANGFVRLTYRDETDNTPQFCRAYLPMNYDPDKKWPLVVNLHGYYGANPPYVNWWSIDSRHMDLVDRYPVIDIEPHGRGNTSYTGIGENDVLKCIELANKMFNVDEDRIYLKGESMGGGGTWRVGTMHTDIFAAIAPVYGGWDYHVNMTEEQISKLTEREKFYNERSSNFAQADAMLTTPIFITHGDIDESVDVNFSRYAVKMLQRWGYDIRYHEYPGYGHEGIPYTDEVISWFLNHKKNNAPKTVRVRSAALNSAKSNWVKVLQRENPFAFIEAEAEVLINNTIRLATENVISVELTPPVALINPKENVTVVWNVNDIREVEVKDGKIILTDKNYKTSAKSKNPEIEGPISEVTTTPFAIVIGTSSKDTLMNKLCRIKATEFVSYWKNWQKYEPRVFLDTELSEIDMAKYSLILYGDAEANLITKKIGNKIPLKISSSNIEISGKVFEAKDACVQMVYPHPLNDKRYVTVIGGTSAAGMYFYTNGEEDFDFFIKDGSVVNRSLGFPSDKLIIARGIFDNNWKISDKYTETGDFDLRKKCPYRRVQSDFTTIIENLPLVDKEILNTYIGKYEIQPGVNINVFIESGNLMGNSPDGQKFKLFPISETDFFIDMADVLLMFKKNNDGIVDGVEIIQNGNKMISRKVK, encoded by the coding sequence ATGATTTACTCAAAACGTTTTACAGTTGGGTTTGTTGTAACAATGATTTTCACATTTTGTATCGAGACTTACGCGCAAACTTCAATTAAAGAAGAAACGCGCTTTCCCTGGGCAAGTTCACAAAAGGATTTTATAAGAGATTGGCTGATAATAGGAGGTTTCCCGAATCAAGATGAAAATGGTTTTGACACGGATTATTTGCAGGAAAACAGCGGTGAGGAGAAAATCCAACCGGTCAATGATATGACTCATACCCGTCCCGATGGATTTAAATTTTATTGGAAAAATTATGAATCTCCTTACAACTATATTAATTTTTACGATATTCTCGAAGATGTTACATACAGCAACAAAGTTGGGTATGCTTATACAAAAATAAGCAGACAGAATGCCGGTAAAGAAATTCTTTCTTTCGGAAGCAATGTGGGATGTAAAATCTGGGTGAATGGAAAACGAGTTTATTCGAACAAGAATGGCAATGCGTCCGGTGAAAATAATCAGATCGAAGTAGATTTACTAATGGGTGAAAATTCCATCCTTCTAAAATCAGTGAATGGCGGCTGGACTTGGGGTTTTTGGATGAGATTAATAAAACCGGAAAATTTTTCGCTTGTTCACGAATTCCAGCTTTCACCCGAAATTATAAAATCTTCCGACCAAAACAAACTTGTTATTAAAACCGACAGAACCTTAAACAAGGAAATTCAAAAAATTGATGTTACTGTTAAAGCAGTTGCGGCAGGCGGAAAAGTTGTTTCGGAAAAGAAAGTAAAACGCGGAGAAGAAGTAGTTATCAATACTCAAAATTGGAAGGATGGAATTTATGATATTTGTCTAACGAGTATTAACACAAAAGGACAAGTTTTAACCGCTTATTTATACTGGTACAAAGGCGACGCTGTAAAAGCTGCCAAGGATTTAATTTCGAGCGTGCCGAATAAGCCTGAAACCCCAAAAGATATGCTTCATGTTATGCTTTCGGAATTAATAATCGACAGAGTTGGAAAAGATTTATCAAATATCGATTCATCAAAAATAAGCACGCTTTATTCACCTTTGATGGAATACGAGGAATCAGTAAATAATTCTGCCGTTCACGCGAATGGATTTGTAAGACTTACTTATCGTGATGAAACCGATAATACTCCGCAATTTTGCCGCGCGTATTTACCAATGAATTACGACCCCGATAAAAAATGGCCTCTTGTTGTAAATCTTCACGGGTATTACGGAGCAAATCCTCCTTATGTAAATTGGTGGTCAATTGATTCAAGGCATATGGATTTGGTTGACAGATACCCTGTAATTGATATTGAACCTCATGGAAGAGGAAATACAAGTTACACCGGAATAGGAGAGAACGATGTATTGAAATGTATTGAGCTTGCAAATAAAATGTTTAATGTTGATGAAGACCGGATTTATTTGAAAGGTGAATCGATGGGCGGTGGCGGAACCTGGCGTGTTGGAACAATGCATACAGATATTTTTGCTGCAATTGCTCCAGTATACGGCGGTTGGGATTATCACGTAAATATGACGGAAGAACAAATTTCGAAACTAACCGAGCGGGAAAAATTCTATAATGAAAGAAGCAGCAATTTTGCACAAGCAGACGCAATGTTGACAACTCCAATATTCATTACTCACGGAGATATTGACGAATCGGTTGATGTTAATTTTTCGCGATATGCCGTAAAGATGCTTCAAAGATGGGGTTACGATATTCGTTATCACGAATATCCAGGTTACGGTCACGAAGGAATTCCATATACAGATGAAGTAATTTCGTGGTTTCTAAATCATAAAAAAAATAATGCGCCTAAAACTGTAAGAGTAAGATCTGCTGCCTTAAACTCAGCAAAATCAAACTGGGTAAAAGTATTACAGCGCGAAAATCCTTTTGCATTTATCGAAGCTGAAGCTGAAGTTTTAATAAATAACACAATAAGATTGGCAACTGAAAATGTAATTTCCGTTGAATTGACTCCGCCTGTTGCTCTGATAAATCCAAAAGAAAACGTTACAGTGGTTTGGAATGTTAATGATATCCGTGAAGTGGAGGTAAAAGATGGCAAAATAATTCTTACAGATAAAAATTACAAAACTTCTGCAAAATCTAAAAATCCCGAAATTGAAGGTCCGATTTCGGAAGTAACAACTACTCCGTTTGCAATTGTTATCGGAACTTCTTCCAAAGATACTTTAATGAATAAATTGTGCAGGATTAAAGCAACTGAATTTGTAAGTTATTGGAAAAACTGGCAAAAATATGAGCCGCGTGTTTTTCTTGATACAGAATTGAGTGAAATCGATATGGCAAAATACTCGCTTATTCTATACGGCGATGCGGAAGCAAATTTAATTACTAAAAAAATAGGAAATAAAATTCCATTAAAAATTTCATCAAGTAATATTGAAATATCGGGTAAAGTTTTTGAAGCAAAAGATGCCTGTGTACAAATGGTTTATCCGCACCCGTTGAATGATAAAAGATATGTAACAGTTATCGGGGGTACATCTGCAGCTGGAATGTACTTTTACACAAACGGCGAAGAGGATTTCGATTTCTTCATTAAAGATGGAAGTGTTGTAAACAGAAGTCTTGGATTCCCATCCGATAAACTTATTATTGCGCGGGGAATTTTTGATAATAATTGGAAAATTAGCGACAAATATACCGAAACAGGCGACTTTGATCTTAGAAAAAAATGCCCGTATAGGAGAGTTCAGTCCGATTTTACAACAATAATTGAGAATTTACCTTTAGTTGATAAGGAAATATTAAATACTTACATCGGAAAATATGAAATCCAGCCTGGGGTTAATATTAATGTATTTATTGAATCAGGAAATTTGATGGGAAACAGCCCGGACGGACAGAAATTCAAATTATTCCCGATTTCCGAAACAGATTTTTTTATTGATATGGCTGACGTTTTGTTAATGTTTAAAAAGAATAACGACGGAATTGTTGACGGTGTTGAAATCATTCAAAACGGTAATAAAATGATTTCCCGAAAAGTTAAGTAA
- a CDS encoding isoprenylcysteine carboxylmethyltransferase family protein, whose translation MNFKIITIIVIVYLYGLFEYYVNYQQKKKLKIVSVRDKGSLWLIVISITAGYLLSFSIAATKIGRIYYWNILFTIGLFIITIGLIIRVISIRQLKQYFTYSVSKVENHLLIEKGFYKFIRHPGYLGQLLIFTGISISLSNWLAVILMLLSTLVGYINRIRVEEKFMIEQMGDIYSNYQKRTKKLIPKIY comes from the coding sequence ATGAATTTTAAAATAATAACCATAATCGTGATAGTTTATTTATATGGATTGTTTGAGTATTATGTGAACTATCAGCAAAAGAAGAAATTGAAAATTGTTAGCGTGAGAGATAAAGGAAGCCTATGGCTCATTGTGATTTCAATTACAGCTGGGTATTTACTTTCTTTTTCTATTGCAGCAACAAAAATTGGACGAATCTATTATTGGAATATATTGTTCACAATAGGATTATTTATCATTACGATAGGATTAATAATTAGGGTTATTTCCATTAGGCAACTCAAGCAATATTTTACTTATTCGGTTTCCAAAGTTGAAAATCATTTACTAATTGAAAAAGGGTTTTATAAATTCATTAGACATCCTGGCTATTTAGGTCAATTGCTAATTTTTACTGGTATTTCTATTTCATTATCAAATTGGTTAGCTGTAATTCTTATGTTACTATCGACTCTTGTTGGATATATAAATCGAATTAGAGTTGAAGAAAAATTTATGATTGAGCAAATGGGTGATATATATTCCAATTATCAGAAGAGAACAAAAAAACTAATACCAAAAATTTATTAA
- a CDS encoding carboxylesterase/lipase family protein — MRQLINFILLFFITAEFCVIECKSKTSNNQQPIVKTTYGDISGSFSHNVYAFKGVPYAKAERFMPPQDPDSWEEILKCEDFGPVAKQVVPWYPDSVQSEKELFSVNVWTQGIMDGKKRPVMLWLHGGGFHIGASNDPMTYGEALAKKGDIVFVSINHRLNILGFLDLSVCGEKYSKSANVGMLDIVKALEWIQNNIDNFGGNSSDVTIVGESGGGGKVGTLMCMPSAKGLFNKAIIQSGTLINVMTKEKSQALGLAVLESFGLTPKEVEKLDTIPYKDLVKAGNDAIEKISGPRKPGSLTMFGFAPSADGVVLLQQPFSPGFSDISNEIPLMIGSTLNEMMPTAYSEKDLTIEQAKERLSKKYRNKTDQYIELFAKAYPNFIPQDLLSIDEVFRPNIIRTADARASETNALIYVYFLAWKSSVDNESKGSFHGLDIPLAFNNVDMRPDWTGNSEAAKKLADKMSSAWINFIKTANPNVEGILPKWEHYTAQNGATMYFDNECRIVNNHDRELMNFIKQNN, encoded by the coding sequence ATGAGACAATTAATTAACTTTATTTTACTTTTTTTTATTACAGCAGAATTTTGTGTAATTGAATGTAAGTCAAAAACAAGCAATAATCAGCAACCGATCGTAAAAACAACCTATGGGGATATATCTGGTAGTTTTAGCCATAATGTTTATGCTTTTAAAGGCGTGCCCTACGCCAAAGCTGAAAGATTTATGCCTCCGCAGGATCCTGATTCTTGGGAAGAAATTCTTAAATGTGAAGATTTTGGACCTGTTGCAAAGCAAGTAGTACCATGGTATCCCGATTCTGTACAAAGCGAAAAAGAACTCTTCAGTGTGAATGTTTGGACACAGGGAATAATGGATGGCAAAAAACGTCCGGTAATGCTCTGGTTGCATGGCGGAGGTTTTCATATTGGAGCTAGCAATGACCCGATGACTTATGGTGAAGCGTTGGCAAAAAAAGGTGATATAGTGTTTGTGTCTATAAATCACAGGTTGAACATTCTTGGTTTTCTTGATTTATCGGTATGTGGTGAAAAATATTCAAAATCAGCAAATGTAGGTATGCTCGATATTGTAAAAGCATTGGAGTGGATACAAAATAACATAGATAATTTTGGAGGCAATTCGTCTGATGTAACCATTGTGGGCGAATCTGGCGGAGGCGGCAAAGTTGGCACACTCATGTGTATGCCATCAGCAAAAGGTTTATTTAATAAGGCAATTATCCAGAGCGGTACACTTATAAATGTGATGACAAAAGAGAAATCACAAGCCTTAGGCTTAGCTGTACTTGAAAGTTTTGGGCTTACACCAAAAGAAGTTGAAAAACTAGATACAATACCATACAAGGATCTTGTAAAAGCTGGAAACGATGCAATAGAAAAAATTTCGGGCCCAAGAAAACCTGGCTCGCTAACAATGTTTGGCTTTGCACCTTCTGCTGATGGAGTGGTTTTACTTCAACAACCTTTTAGTCCGGGATTTTCCGATATTTCAAATGAAATTCCGCTTATGATAGGTTCTACGCTAAATGAAATGATGCCAACAGCATATAGCGAAAAAGATCTTACAATTGAACAGGCTAAAGAACGCTTATCAAAAAAATATCGTAATAAAACTGATCAATACATTGAGTTATTTGCAAAGGCTTATCCAAACTTTATACCTCAGGATCTACTTTCCATTGATGAGGTTTTCAGACCAAATATAATACGAACCGCTGACGCAAGAGCTTCAGAGACGAATGCCCTCATCTATGTTTATTTTTTAGCATGGAAAAGTTCAGTTGATAATGAATCAAAAGGTTCCTTTCATGGTTTAGATATTCCTTTGGCTTTTAATAATGTTGACATGAGACCCGACTGGACGGGCAATTCAGAAGCAGCCAAAAAATTAGCTGACAAAATGAGTTCTGCATGGATTAACTTCATAAAAACAGCTAATCCTAATGTAGAAGGTATACTTCCAAAGTGGGAACACTATACTGCCCAAAACGGTGCTACAATGTATTTTGATAATGAATGCAGAATTGTAAATAACCACGACAGAGAATTGATGAATTTCATCAAACAGAATAATTAG
- a CDS encoding tyrosine-type recombinase/integrase, producing the protein MLDKCKETAKNAGIAKNATVHKWRHSFSSHMLITGLQYEEREYLMRHKPEEMTAHYTKVNPRELHDKLSNLDEIIKDI; encoded by the coding sequence ATATTAGATAAATGTAAAGAAACAGCAAAAAATGCTGGAATAGCAAAAAATGCGACAGTACATAAATGGAGACACTCATTTAGTTCTCATATGCTGATTACCGGCTTACAGTATGAAGAACGCGAGTATTTGATGAGGCATAAACCAGAGGAGATGACTGCTCACTATACAAAAGTCAATCCAAGGGAATTGCATGATAAACTTTCAAATCTTGATGAAATCATAAAAGATATTTA